The Gemmatimonadaceae bacterium genome includes the window GCAGGTGGACGCGGAGGTGATCAGCTCGACGTTCGATGAGCCGGCGGACCGCCACGTGCAAGTCGCGGACATGGTGATCGAAAAAGCGAAGCGGTTAGTCGAGCATGGCAAGGATGTCGTGATCCTCCTCGACTCGATCACGCGGCTCGCGCGTGCGCACAACGTGGTCGTGCCGCACTCGGGCAAGATTCTCTCCGGCGGCGTCGATGCGCACGCGTTGCACAAGCCGAAGCGGTTTTTCGGCGCGGCGCGCAACATCGACGAGGGCGGCTCCCTGACGATCATCGCGACCGCGCTCATCGAGACGGGGTCGCGCATGGACGAGGTGATCTTCGAGGAATTCAAGGGCACGGGCAACATGGAGCTCGTGCTCGATCGCAAGATCGCTGATCGCCGCGTGTTCCCGGCGATCGACATTCAGCGCTCGGGCACGCGAAAAGAAGAATTGCTGCTCACGCAGGAAGAGCTCAATCGCGTGTACCTGCTGCGCAACTTCCTCGGCGACATGCCATCCACGGAAGCGATCGAGTTTCTGCTTCAGCGCATGCAGCGCACGAAGACCAACAAAGAGTTTTTCGCCACGATGGCGCAGGGATGAGCGGAACGCGGGACGAGGAAGGCGGGTCGCACGAACCGTCCTCGCTTCCGCCCGCGTCCCGTGTCTCGGGCGGTCACGACGACGTCCGCGTGTCCCTTCCCGGACGCGTGCTCGCGATAGATTACGGCGATCGCCGCGTTGGCCTCGCGATCTCCGATCCCACACGCATGATTGCGTCGCCCGCCGGCTTCATCGCGCGTCGCGCGGGAAAGCGGGCGCCCATCGCGCAGATCGTGCAACGCGGCACGGAACTGGAAGCTGTAGCGGTGGTCTTCGGTCTTCCCCTCGACGACAATGGCGACGAAACGCCGCGCAGCCAGGAGGTTCGGCGCGTGGCCGTCGAGCTCGAGCGGCGTACCGGTTGGCCGGTTTCACTCGTCGATGAGCGGTACTCCACCGCGGCGGCGCTCCGCGCCATCCGCGAGATGCAGGGCTCGACGCGTGGCCGGAAGGGGGATGTTGATGCGCTTGCCGCCACAATCCTGCTTCAACATGCGTTGCACATGGAGGGCTAACGCGCGCCGCCTTGGCGCGTCGGTGCTCTTCGTTGGGCTTGCGGCGTGCGGCGGTTCGCCCCACGGGCGCATCGTGCGCGTCACGATTCCGCCGGGCGCGACGTTTCGCGTCGCCGCGGATTCGCTGCGTCATGCCGGCCTCGTCGGATCCCCGCGGCTCTTCCGGCTCTACGCGCAAGTGACCGGCCGTGACCGCGACATCAAGGCGGGCACGTATGGATTGCAACGGGACATGGGTTGGAGCGCGCTGGTGCAGGCGTTGCACGAAGGGCAAGGATTGGAGCGCCGGCTCACGATTCCCGAAGGGTGGTCGCT containing:
- the ruvX gene encoding Holliday junction resolvase RuvX, whose translation is MSGTRDEEGGSHEPSSLPPASRVSGGHDDVRVSLPGRVLAIDYGDRRVGLAISDPTRMIASPAGFIARRAGKRAPIAQIVQRGTELEAVAVVFGLPLDDNGDETPRSQEVRRVAVELERRTGWPVSLVDERYSTAAALRAIREMQGSTRGRKGDVDALAATILLQHALHMEG